One Melitaea cinxia chromosome 20, ilMelCinx1.1, whole genome shotgun sequence DNA segment encodes these proteins:
- the LOC123663697 gene encoding cytochrome P450 6B5-like: protein MIAYYSIFIFISAVLLLLYYQITKNYDYWRKRNVPFLKPSLMFGNYKEYIFFRKFHPKVTQEICQKFPDKPYVGVFYGTDPALVVKDPNLVKLVMVKDFYYFNHREVSQYLNKEELTQNMFFNGGDTWKVLRQNLTSLFSSSKMKNMFYLIESCANSLENEFNKELSKQNTIETKSLLMRYTMDCIASCAFGINTCTLEKNSRTNPFMIMGEKLFDASNFGGFKLVTRAMWPAFFYGIGLRLFTTDIDKFFKKLLIEVFESREYKESSRHDFVDQFLSWKKKKYLSGDSVSNNTEDKKNVNLEVDDNLLIGQCVLFFAAGFETTSTSSSFLLFELAKNKKAQNRVLEEIDDYYKRHNGKIEYECLNETPFLQACLEETLRLYPAMGVLTREVSENYTFPTGLRLEKGTRVHIPVYYLHHNPEYFADPEEFHPERFYGEEKRNIKPFTYMPFGEGPRICIGLRFAKMPITAGILTLLKNHSVELAEDMPPKVDFQPRVMVTQANCGINLKFTPRK from the exons ATGATAGCctattattcaatatttattttcatttctgctgttttgttacttttatattatcaaatcactaaaaattatgattattgGAGAAAGAGAAACGTACCGTTTTTGAAACCTTCATTAATGTTTGGTAATtacaaagaatatatattttttaggaaATTTCATCCTAAAGTGACGCAAGAGATTTGTCAAAAGTTTCCTGATAAACCGTACGTCGGAGTATTCTATGGAACCGATCCTGCTCTCGTAGTCAAAGACCCTAACTTAGTCAAACTTGTTATGGTAAAAGATTTCTACTACTTTAACCACAGAGAGGTATCTCAATACTTAAATAAGGAGGAGCTCACACAAAACATGTTCTTCAATGGAGGTGACACGTGGAAAGTCTTACGCCAAAACTTAACGTCACTATTTTCATCCTCTAAgatgaaaaatatgttttatttaattgaatcatGTGCTAACTCCTTAGAAAACGAATTTAATAAGGAATTAAGCAAACAGAATACCATAGAGACAAAGTCTCTTTTAATGAGATATACAATGGACTGCATTGCATCATGTGCTTTTGGTATAAATACCTGTACATTAGAGAAAAATTCACGAACTAACCCGTTCATGATAATGGGTGAAAAGCTATTCGACGCTTCAAACTTTGGAGGTTTTAAATTGGTCACTCGTGCAATGTGGCCTGCCTTTTTCTACGGTATAGGACTAAGACTTTTTACCACTGATAtagacaaattttttaaaaagcttCTAATCGAAGTGTTTGAGAGTCGTGAATACAAGGAATCTTCTAGACATGATTTCGTTGATCAGTTTTTGAGCTggaagaaaaagaaatatttaagtgGAGACAGTGTAAGTAATAACACTGAGGATAAAAAAAACGTGAATCTGGAAGTAGACGATAACTTACTTATAGGACAGTGCGTACTATTTTTTGCTGCCGGATTTGAAACAACATCGACTTCATCTAGCTTTCTTCTTTTTGAACtcgctaaaaataaaaaagcacaaAATCGAGTTCTAGAAGAAATCGACGATTACTACAAAAGGCATAACGGTAAAATCGAGTACGAATGTTTGAATGAAACACCGTTTTTACAAGCGTGTCTGGAGGAAACACTTCGCCTTTATCCAGCTATGGGTGTCCTGACTCGAGAAGTATCTGAAAATTACACTTTTCCAACTGGTTTACGACTAGAGAAGGGCACCCGTGTTCATATACCGGTCTACTATCTACATCACAATCCAGAATACTTTGCGGACCCAGAAGAATTTCATCCCGAAAGATTTTATGGCGAAGAGAAAAGGAACATCAAACCCTTCACATACATGCCTTTCGGCGAAGGACCTCGGATATGTATCg gACTCCGATTCGCAAAGATGCCGATAACTGCTGGGATTCTCACCTTGTTGAAGAACCACAGTGTAGAACTCGCTGAAGACATGCCTCCCAAGGTTGACTTCCAGCCACGAGTGATGGTCACTCAAGCCAACTGTGGTATAAACCTAAAGTTTACACCTAggaaataa